In Fragaria vesca subsp. vesca linkage group LG1, FraVesHawaii_1.0, whole genome shotgun sequence, the sequence ATCTGTTGATGTTAAAGTCTGTTAAAAAACCTAAACAGTACTCTACTACAAGTACTGTGTTTGTTTTGTTGTTCACCTTTTTTGATGTAACACAATCTTTAATTCTCACATTTACCCACCTGTGCCTTCCTGCAAGTGACACAGTTCCCACGATCAATACAGAGGAAATAGGCCAGGTGTCCCTCTTAAAGTGCCTTTACTCTCTCTCTCTCTACCCTTCTCTCTTTCTCTCTTTATCATATTGATATTGATGGTGATGGCTTACACTTGAGGTCCCTGCTTCTCCTTCTTTCTTCAATTCTTGTTGTTTGCCATTCTTCTTCTTCTGGGTTTTGGTTGTTTTCTCTGCCAAGCAAAACCCATCATTAAAGAACCAATCTTGAAAGAACCCTCTTTGAGTTTGGAGTTGGAAATCAGTTTCTCTGCCTAGCAAAACCCATTTTTTGTGTACTGGAAAATGGGGCTGAAGCTTCAGTACCAGAATGAGTACCAGTCTCCTAGAGGAGGAGCAGTTGGTGCTCTTTTGCTGCTGCTCTTTCCCATTTTCTTGCCCAGTTTGTTCAGCCCTTTTGGTCATGCTTCACCTTCAATGCTCTCGGTATTGTTCACGCTTTCTTGGTATTTAGTTAATTAATAAGCCTTTTATTTTTTAGCTTCATCTCCTTATTTTGACCAGGAATGGATGTTGCATTGTTGTAAAGAATATGGCTGTATCTGTATCTATCTTAGTTCTGCTTATTTTGAGTATAAATGAGATTCTCAAGTTTCTTATTTTGAGGGAAAATTTTGCATTAGTGAAAAGAATGTGGCTTTATTCATGGTTGGCTTTGTTCTTATGTCTGGAGAAAGAAGACTTGAGGATATATTCTCTCTCTGGATTTTGTAATCCTTTGATGCGGTTTTGGTGAATGTAGCTGTAAAGTTGTATTGTCAAATATAGAACGGTAGCTCTGTCCTAGTTCTGAAATGGCAATAGGAAGTCGTGAGCAGAATATTTCCTTTGATGTTAAATGATTATGCAGATGATGGGTGGCTGGGGCTTTGAGTAAAGGAACGTATTCTAATTATGTCAGTTGCTTTGACTAGCTTGAAGAGTGGACTGGATTTCGTATAGCTTTTAGCTTTGATTTGTTTAGTGGCTTTTCAATAGTCATTTCGTGCACCAACTAACTGAGGATCAAAGATTATTGCTGGACTTCTCTCTGACTTTTGGTATTAGGTTAGGAACTCAATCCTAGTATTTTATGCTATTAGAAACCACAAATATAATAGGCTAACTTAAATAACGAATCGAAGATTTAGGATGAGTTGATGACAAAAGATGGGAAAAGGTACCAAGAAACAGATTTCTTGTACATTTTTAGTTGTACTTCAAACTTTACAACGTATAATTTCTGCCGAAATGCTTTTCTTTCCAGTGTCACATTGCATGTCAAGCTATCATGTATTGTGACTTTCGTCCAAGTAGCATAAGTGTGCCGTTTCAGTGATTTATAAATGCATTTCCACCTATCCAAAATCAGCATGAAATAAATAGAGCACAATTTGCAGGAATGGAATGTGATGGTGAAGTCAAATGCACAAGAAGGGAATGTTCCAAAATCTAGGCACCAACGCCTTCTCAAGAGTGCTTTACAACGCCAAACTGTGAGTTAGAGTTGATTAAGTAGCAAAGTTGTTTGTTCAATAACCTAGCTGATATGTAAATCATCAAAGTTTTGTTTGAAAAACAAATCTTTTGCTTGTGTAGTCAGAAGAAGAACTGTCAGAGTTGTGGACACCATTGGCTGATCAAGCTTGGAAACCTTGCATAGAACCATCAATTGCCCCCTGTGAGTATTTTACGTCATTTTTGTTTACAATGTATTCTTTGTGAAGTTTTACGTGTTTTGATCTTGTCAGTGCTACTTTTCCCCAATTGATTCTTTATCTCCTGCAGCATTACCAGAGAAATCTGAGGGATTCATCCAAGTATTTCTCGATGGAGGGTTGAACCAGCAGAGGATGGGGGTAGGTATTAAAAGTGTCTAGTTCAGAAGAGTTACATGAATTAGTGTTATTAAGAATTTTGATTCTTGTCTTGTGTTCTTCCACATCATTTGAATTCGGGGTTAACTTTTGACATTGCTGTGACTGTAGATATGTGATGCAGTCGCTGTTGCTAAAATACTGAATGCAACACTTGTGATTCCATACCTTGAAGTGAATCCTGTGTGGCGAGATTCAAGGTACTTGTATGAGCCTAGAGTTGGTTTACCATTGGTTATAATTGTTTCTTCTCTCTTGAGTTATGAGTGGGATATTATTCTGATATTGGCTTTCTTATTTTCAATATTCCTGTGCAGCTCCTTCATGGATATATTTGATGTTGATCATTTCATTAATGTATTGAAGGATGATATATCCATAGTTAAAGAGCTACCTTCAGACTTCTCCTGGAGCACAAGGGAGTACTATGCAACAGCCATCCGAGCTACGAGAGTTAAGACAGCACCTGTTCATGCTTCAGCCAACTGGTATCTGGAGAATGTTTTGCCTGTACTTCAGAGGTTAGTGGTTACCTGAATCTGCTTAAATTACATGTTCTCTAACGCAAGTGTCAGTAATTATTTAGGTGAGGATAAAGGTGTCCTCAATGAATTAAAACATGTGTTTGATTTCCTGGTATGTCTCAAAAGCAGTGTATTGATTTTGAGCATAGGGTATTGTTCATGTGATTTTTCAAATGCCTAATATCATTTTTGGCAATTCTTTTTTGTCAATGCAATATAATGACCTTCTGTTTGTTTTCTTGCTCTGTTTTGTTTTTCCATTGGGATTTAAAAAAAAAAAAAAAAAACTTACTGGTAATTTTACTTGGTGAAAATCATTTTAAGCTCATCACTTATTTGGCTCTGTGTGGCATGTAATGACCTTTGATTTCTGCATGGGTCTTTTTCCTTCCCCTTAGTCTGAGTAGGTGTAGAAAATGCCTCAATTATGGATTCCAATTTGAGATTTAGTAACTGAACTATTTGTGGTGCTCAGCTATGGAATTGCAGCAATTGCCCCCTTTTCTCATCGGCTGACTTTTGATACCTTGCCTATGGACATCCAGCGGCTACGCTGTAAGGTGAACTTTCAAGCATTAAGTTTTGTCCCACATATAAGAGCACTTGGAGATGCTCTAATTAGCCGCCTTCGATATCCATCTGGTAAAAGTGGACCAATTGGCACCAATCATCTGCTGGAGTTGCCTAATGTGAAAGGCAAACAAGGGGAAGGAAAATTTGTTGTTCTACATCTACGATTTGACAAGGTATTCTTAATGCTTATCCATTTGATTTGTCTGCTTTCCTTATTTTTATTTTTTATTTCCTATTATGTCGCCTCAAGCTTGCAAGCTATAGAGAAACTTAAAACATGATTTTCTTGAGGTAAATTAACTTTAATCTGACCTACAATGTTTATGTTTGTGGGACAGATATATAGTGTATGAATTGTAGAAAATTGAATGCTATGGCCAAATTGAAATTAAATTTACTATTCCAACTATAGTAATAATTATGTTTTCAGAATGTACCAGTACCTACCCTTCTGGTACCCAAATTATGGTTGGTACACTCATCTCTATATCTTGTCATTCTGCAGGATATGGCAGCTCATTCAGCTTGTGATTTTGGTGGTGGAAAAGCTGAAAAGCTGGCTCTAGCCAAATACCGACAAGTGCTTTGGCAGGGAAGGGTCCTTAACTCCCAATTCACTGACAAAGAGTTGAGGAGTCAGGGTCGTTGTCCATTGACTCCAGAAGAAATTGGGTTGCTGCTTGCTGCATTGGGATTTGACAACAGTACTCGTCTCTATCTTGCTTCGCACAAGGTACACAGTGTTCCTTTTGA encodes:
- the LOC101299994 gene encoding uncharacterized protein At1g04910-like: MGLKLQYQNEYQSPRGGAVGALLLLLFPIFLPSLFSPFGHASPSMLSEWNVMVKSNAQEGNVPKSRHQRLLKSALQRQTSEEELSELWTPLADQAWKPCIEPSIAPSLPEKSEGFIQVFLDGGLNQQRMGICDAVAVAKILNATLVIPYLEVNPVWRDSSSFMDIFDVDHFINVLKDDISIVKELPSDFSWSTREYYATAIRATRVKTAPVHASANWYLENVLPVLQSYGIAAIAPFSHRLTFDTLPMDIQRLRCKVNFQALSFVPHIRALGDALISRLRYPSGKSGPIGTNHLLELPNVKGKQGEGKFVVLHLRFDKDMAAHSACDFGGGKAEKLALAKYRQVLWQGRVLNSQFTDKELRSQGRCPLTPEEIGLLLAALGFDNSTRLYLASHKVYGGEARIENLRHLFPLMEDKKSLASSEERALIKGKASLLAALDYYVSMHSDIFVSASPGNMHNALVRLPFQFLDKYTREV